Proteins encoded together in one Streptomyces roseifaciens window:
- a CDS encoding TetR/AcrR family transcriptional regulator — translation MPKIVDPGARRRAVAEAVLRVVGRRGLEAASLRNVAEEAGLAIGSVRHYFSDHDELVIFAMGELTGRIEARVRAHADRLLDPAHAAERRTRSEDLLAEFLPLDQERHEEAVLWIAFATAARTRPGLLPHARQLQDGMLGVVTRVLRGAQEAGGLPAGLDVGTESLRLSALLDGLTLQAVLQPGSLTPDVLRQVLRRHLDSLRASA, via the coding sequence ATGCCGAAGATCGTCGACCCCGGGGCGCGCCGCAGGGCCGTCGCCGAAGCCGTCCTCCGCGTCGTGGGCCGGCGCGGCCTGGAGGCCGCCTCCCTGCGCAACGTCGCCGAGGAAGCGGGCCTCGCCATCGGATCCGTGCGCCACTACTTCAGCGACCACGACGAACTGGTGATCTTCGCGATGGGGGAGCTGACCGGCCGCATCGAGGCCCGCGTCCGCGCCCACGCCGACCGGCTCCTCGACCCCGCCCACGCGGCGGAGCGCCGCACCCGCTCCGAGGATCTCCTCGCCGAATTCCTCCCCCTCGACCAGGAGCGCCACGAAGAGGCCGTCCTGTGGATCGCCTTCGCCACGGCGGCCCGCACCCGGCCGGGACTGCTGCCCCACGCCCGGCAGTTGCAGGACGGGATGCTCGGCGTCGTGACCCGCGTCCTGCGCGGCGCCCAGGAGGCGGGCGGCCTGCCCGCCGGCCTGGACGTCGGCACGGAGAGCCTGCGGCTGTCGGCCCTGCTCGACGGCCTCACCCTGCAGGCCGTCCTCCAGCCCGGCAGCCTCACCCCGGACGTCCTCCGGCAGGTGCTGCGCCGTCACCTGGACAGCCTGCGCGCCTCCGCCTGA
- a CDS encoding CcdC protein domain-containing protein yields MNGWLLGAIIAVVVIVVVIKRLKGEPLNARDLLIPPVVLTTIGVVSLAKAEDLTGTDLAWVIPGALLGCGLGAVRGATVQLFEKAGALWQRYTGRTFLVLAGSLVIMGGFGLLATHAGVSEGARPVQLNIGVSFLGEALVIGVRGLVSGVPFAPGHPRR; encoded by the coding sequence GTGAACGGCTGGCTGCTGGGGGCGATCATCGCCGTGGTGGTGATCGTCGTGGTGATCAAGCGGCTGAAGGGGGAGCCGCTCAACGCGCGTGACCTGCTGATACCGCCGGTGGTCCTGACCACCATCGGCGTCGTGTCCCTGGCGAAGGCGGAGGACCTGACGGGGACGGATCTGGCCTGGGTGATCCCGGGCGCCCTCCTGGGCTGCGGGCTCGGCGCGGTGCGCGGAGCCACCGTCCAGCTCTTCGAGAAGGCCGGAGCGCTCTGGCAGCGCTACACGGGCCGGACGTTCCTGGTCCTCGCGGGATCCCTGGTGATCATGGGCGGCTTCGGCCTGCTCGCCACCCACGCGGGCGTGTCCGAGGGCGCCCGGCCGGTCCAGCTGAACATCGGCGTCAGCTTCCTCGGCGAGGCGCTGGTCATCGGCGTGCGGGGCCTGGTGAGCGGGGTCCCCTTCGCCCCCGGGCATCCGCGCCGCTGA
- a CDS encoding PP2C family protein-serine/threonine phosphatase has translation MPSPLHADSSAAQPPEHGTVDALISQTRQLRGGLDAVRREAAAPEEPDDARRRWHRALCDLAAHHLDDLGEHLGQLREGPPAPGPADAPGAVRTAPAPPAPPATAAARVGSAEWNLLTDEATWSDELFRLFGRHPEDGPLTLDELPSWLPEEDRGQLTAMVTGCLVDGKPIDGEFRIVRSDGSVRTVHMMGEPVLGADGSTASMWAVLRDVSELRRSREAVDETCHSLQRRQHLAEAERRLAVELQEAVLPPWRGSLHFPEGGTAQSDGSPGTLDLAAHYLPSASSALIGGDWFDALRLPAGQTLLSVGGLTGHGATATSGMAMLLGALRGMAVTGADPGPLMGWLNHLLDASAQPALGSAVCCRYDPATRTLTWSQAGHPAPLLFRRGKGRALQPPEGMLLGAVSGAAYGQAEELLEPGDVLLLHTDGLSPHSAGPITETVIDRLLGFAPRFATAKCAQECVRAVLEEFGGKEREDDACLLIGRVND, from the coding sequence ATGCCGTCCCCCCTCCACGCGGACTCCTCCGCAGCTCAGCCGCCCGAGCACGGCACGGTCGACGCCCTCATCTCGCAGACGCGTCAGCTGCGCGGCGGGCTCGACGCCGTGCGGCGCGAGGCGGCGGCCCCGGAGGAGCCGGACGACGCCCGGCGGCGCTGGCACCGCGCCCTGTGCGATCTGGCCGCCCACCACCTCGACGATCTGGGTGAGCACCTCGGCCAGCTGCGCGAGGGCCCGCCGGCGCCCGGCCCGGCCGACGCCCCGGGCGCGGTGCGAACCGCCCCGGCGCCCCCGGCCCCGCCCGCCACGGCCGCGGCCCGGGTCGGCAGCGCCGAGTGGAATCTCCTCACCGACGAGGCCACCTGGTCCGACGAGCTGTTCCGGCTGTTCGGCCGCCACCCCGAGGACGGCCCGCTGACGCTGGACGAGCTGCCCTCCTGGCTGCCCGAGGAGGACCGCGGGCAGCTGACCGCGATGGTCACCGGCTGCCTGGTCGACGGCAAGCCCATCGACGGCGAGTTCCGCATCGTGCGCAGCGACGGCTCGGTCCGTACGGTGCACATGATGGGCGAGCCCGTCCTCGGCGCCGACGGCTCCACGGCCTCCATGTGGGCCGTCTTACGGGATGTCAGCGAGCTCCGCCGCAGCCGCGAGGCGGTGGACGAGACGTGCCACTCGCTGCAGCGCCGGCAGCACCTCGCCGAGGCCGAGCGCCGGCTGGCGGTCGAGCTGCAGGAAGCCGTGCTGCCACCGTGGCGCGGCTCCCTGCACTTCCCCGAAGGCGGCACCGCGCAGTCCGACGGCTCCCCCGGCACCCTCGATCTCGCCGCTCACTACCTCCCCTCCGCCAGCAGCGCCCTCATCGGCGGCGACTGGTTCGATGCCCTGCGGCTGCCCGCGGGGCAGACCCTGCTCAGCGTCGGCGGTCTCACCGGACACGGCGCCACCGCCACCTCCGGCATGGCCATGCTGCTGGGCGCCCTGCGCGGCATGGCCGTGACCGGTGCCGACCCCGGCCCGCTGATGGGCTGGCTCAACCACCTCCTCGACGCCTCCGCGCAGCCCGCCCTGGGCAGCGCCGTCTGCTGCCGTTACGACCCCGCGACCCGCACCCTGACCTGGTCCCAGGCGGGCCACCCCGCGCCTCTGCTCTTCCGCCGGGGGAAGGGCCGTGCGCTGCAGCCGCCGGAGGGCATGCTGCTCGGGGCCGTCTCCGGCGCCGCGTACGGACAGGCGGAGGAGCTCCTGGAGCCGGGTGACGTCCTTCTCCTGCACACCGATGGGCTCTCTCCCCACAGCGCCGGGCCGATCACCGAGACCGTCATCGACAGACTGCTGGGTTTCGCCCCCCGGTTCGCCACGGCGAAGTGCGCACAGGAGTGCGTACGGGCCGTGCTGGAGGAGTTCGGCGGCAAGGAGCGCGAGGACGACGCCTGCCTGCTGATCGGGCGCGTCAACGACTGA
- a CDS encoding N-acetylmuramoyl-L-alanine amidase: protein MRGSAPRPWTALLRPRRRRQAAFRAAGVMASAALLLPLASQATATPTATERQPRAGALQRAFTEASREYRVPQSVLLGVSYLQSRWDAHGGAPSVTGGYGPMHLTDAVHALAEAPHHSDGREDPRGDGARPLPRAVHPPALPAGEVPARLRTLERAAQASGLSREALRRDPAANVKGGAALLAAAQKRLGLPLSKDPADWYGAVAGYPGASDTATAATFARDVFDVMRSGERRTTDAGQRVALPGSPRLGGRTDQVRRLGLSDAPDEGTECPRTVACEAIPAPYEKLQGDGNYGNHDLADRPASQKTEFIVIHDTEGSWETTIKLVKDPAYVSWNYTVRSADGHIAQHVRTKDVAWHAGNWYVNAKSVGIEHEGFLAQPDAWYTEEMYRTSARLVRHLAARLKIPLDRRHILGHDNVPGTTPSTIRGMHTDPGPYWDWAHYFDLMGRPFHPTGGTSGGMVTILPDYEAHQPAYTGCTGPAKPCAPHGSGAVRLHTAPNEKAPLVKDAGLRPDGSASTIDVNDTGARASTGQQFAVAGRKGSWTAIWYLGQQAWFRNPWSQPTAVSAFGRVATPKEGLDEVAVYGRAYPEAEAYPPGVPVQALAPLPYKLLAGQSYVVGPRVPGEYLWAKTFDPAGHKVIKGKDAYYEIQFGHRVAFVKAADVTVQPSNQ from the coding sequence TTGCGAGGATCCGCTCCCCGACCGTGGACCGCCCTTCTCAGACCACGGCGAAGAAGACAGGCCGCGTTCAGGGCGGCCGGAGTCATGGCTTCGGCCGCCCTGCTGCTGCCCCTGGCGTCCCAAGCGACGGCCACTCCCACTGCCACGGAGCGGCAGCCGCGCGCCGGCGCCCTGCAGCGGGCCTTCACCGAGGCCTCCCGTGAGTACCGGGTCCCGCAGAGCGTGCTGCTGGGGGTCTCCTATCTGCAGTCGCGCTGGGACGCCCACGGCGGTGCGCCGAGCGTCACCGGCGGCTACGGCCCCATGCACCTCACCGATGCCGTCCACGCCCTGGCCGAGGCCCCGCACCACAGCGACGGCCGCGAGGACCCGCGGGGCGACGGCGCCCGCCCGCTCCCCCGGGCCGTCCACCCGCCCGCCCTGCCGGCGGGTGAGGTCCCCGCGCGGCTGCGTACGCTGGAGCGGGCCGCGCAGGCGTCCGGCCTGTCGCGCGAGGCGCTGCGCCGGGATCCCGCCGCGAACGTCAAGGGGGGCGCCGCGCTGCTCGCGGCGGCGCAGAAGCGGCTGGGGCTGCCCCTGAGCAAGGATCCCGCCGACTGGTACGGCGCGGTGGCGGGCTATCCGGGCGCGTCGGACACGGCGACGGCCGCCACCTTCGCCCGTGACGTCTTCGACGTGATGCGTTCGGGCGAGCGGCGCACCACCGATGCGGGCCAGCGGGTCGCCCTGCCGGGCAGCCCGCGCCTCGGCGGGCGTACGGACCAGGTGCGGCGGCTGGGCCTTTCGGACGCCCCGGACGAGGGGACCGAGTGCCCGAGGACGGTGGCCTGTGAGGCGATCCCCGCGCCGTACGAGAAGCTGCAGGGCGACGGCAATTACGGCAATCACGATCTGGCGGACCGCCCGGCCTCCCAGAAGACCGAGTTCATCGTCATCCACGACACCGAGGGGTCCTGGGAGACGACGATCAAGCTGGTCAAGGACCCGGCCTACGTCTCGTGGAACTACACCGTGCGCTCCGCGGACGGCCATATCGCCCAGCACGTGCGCACCAAGGACGTCGCCTGGCACGCGGGCAACTGGTACGTGAACGCCAAGTCCGTCGGCATCGAGCACGAGGGCTTCCTCGCCCAGCCCGACGCCTGGTACACGGAGGAGATGTACCGCACCTCGGCCCGTCTGGTGCGGCATCTGGCGGCCCGGCTGAAGATCCCCCTGGATCGCCGGCACATCCTCGGTCACGACAACGTCCCCGGCACGACGCCGTCGACCATCAGGGGCATGCACACCGACCCGGGCCCGTACTGGGACTGGGCGCATTACTTCGACCTGATGGGCAGGCCGTTCCACCCCACGGGGGGCACGTCCGGCGGCATGGTCACCATCCTTCCCGACTACGAGGCCCACCAGCCCGCGTACACCGGCTGCACGGGTCCGGCCAAGCCCTGCGCACCGCACGGCTCGGGTGCGGTGCGGCTGCACACGGCGCCGAACGAGAAGGCGCCGCTGGTGAAGGACGCCGGGCTGCGTCCGGACGGCAGTGCGAGCACGATCGACGTCAACGACACGGGCGCCCGCGCCTCGACGGGCCAGCAGTTCGCGGTGGCGGGGCGCAAGGGCTCCTGGACGGCGATCTGGTACCTGGGCCAGCAGGCGTGGTTCCGCAACCCGTGGTCGCAGCCGACCGCCGTCAGCGCGTTCGGCCGGGTGGCCACCCCGAAGGAGGGGCTGGACGAGGTCGCGGTCTACGGGCGCGCCTATCCCGAGGCGGAGGCGTATCCCCCGGGCGTGCCGGTGCAGGCCCTGGCGCCGCTGCCGTACAAGCTGCTCGCCGGCCAGTCGTACGTCGTGGGGCCGCGGGTGCCGGGCGAGTATCTGTGGGCGAAGACCTTCGATCCCGCGGGCCACAAGGTGATCAAGGGCAAGGACGCGTACTACGAGATCCAGTTCGGGCACCGGGTGGCCTTCGTGAAGGCCGCTGACGTGACGGTGCAGCCCTCGAACCAGTAG
- a CDS encoding aminoglycoside phosphotransferase family protein codes for MYAASSSVSAPPRLRPPHAGGGPYLDPSHAAGAAFGGGRARRSPGLGGQPLSGRIDLSGPQGTQLRTVIAAVHRICPEFNPVQVLRRSGRSVLLVGSTGRTTAVAKCLLEHSPSWTERFRHEIATYRAFVRHRPPVRVPRLIAADPDNCTLVIERMPGRPAALQRHPSEAPPRADVRAALGAICRVNLWRPPAGMFDMPLDYGKRIARYHELGLLTDRDMGDLQKLLHGLAHVQGQFCHGDAQLSNILLAPTGPVLVDWDQAGWYLPGYDLATLWTVLGDAPAARRHISQVAQQAGTVQRDAFLVNLMLVLTREIRTCETAVQRAVDEPAPAAPGAAESGEEQRLLLRRLHDDCALARRAVRAAVGTR; via the coding sequence ATGTATGCAGCCTCGTCCTCCGTGTCCGCCCCGCCCCGGCTCCGCCCTCCCCACGCCGGCGGCGGGCCGTACCTCGACCCCTCCCACGCCGCGGGGGCTGCCTTCGGGGGCGGACGGGCCCGGCGGTCCCCGGGGCTGGGGGGGCAACCGCTCAGCGGGAGAATCGACTTGTCCGGCCCTCAGGGCACGCAATTGCGCACGGTGATCGCCGCAGTGCACCGCATCTGCCCGGAGTTCAACCCCGTCCAGGTCCTGCGCCGCAGCGGGCGCTCGGTCCTGCTGGTCGGCTCGACAGGCCGCACCACGGCAGTGGCCAAGTGTTTACTGGAACACTCACCGTCCTGGACCGAGCGGTTCCGGCACGAAATAGCTACATACCGTGCGTTCGTCCGCCACCGTCCGCCGGTGCGGGTGCCGCGGCTCATCGCCGCGGACCCCGACAACTGCACGCTGGTGATCGAGCGCATGCCCGGGCGTCCCGCCGCCCTGCAGCGGCACCCCTCGGAGGCGCCGCCCCGTGCAGATGTGCGGGCCGCACTCGGCGCGATCTGCAGGGTCAACCTCTGGCGGCCGCCGGCCGGCATGTTCGACATGCCGCTGGATTACGGCAAGCGCATCGCCCGCTACCACGAGCTGGGCCTGCTGACCGACCGCGACATGGGCGATCTCCAGAAGCTGCTGCACGGGCTGGCCCACGTCCAGGGGCAGTTCTGCCACGGTGACGCCCAGCTCTCCAACATCCTCCTGGCCCCCACCGGCCCCGTGCTGGTGGACTGGGACCAGGCGGGCTGGTATCTCCCGGGCTACGACCTCGCCACGCTGTGGACGGTCCTCGGCGACGCCCCCGCGGCGCGCCGTCACATCAGCCAGGTCGCCCAGCAGGCCGGCACGGTGCAGCGTGACGCCTTCCTGGTGAATCTCATGCTCGTGCTGACCCGCGAGATCCGTACCTGCGAGACGGCCGTGCAGCGGGCCGTGGACGAGCCGGCCCCGGCGGCACCCGGAGCGGCCGAGTCGGGTGAGGAGCAGCGGCTGCTGCTGCGCCGCCTGCACGACGACTGCGCACTCGCCAGGCGCGCCGTCCGGGCAGCGGTCGGCACCCGCTGA